From Pandoraea vervacti, the proteins below share one genomic window:
- a CDS encoding sodium:solute symporter family protein → MSFTRRLLRYYLYYTAGFLAFVLMIGLLEKVNGPGVWIGYAFLFVTIAVYAVIGLISRTSDAAEYYVAGRRVPPMFNGMACAADWMSAASFMGLAGSLYVSGYDGLAYVMGWTGGYCLVAFLLAPYLRKMGRYTVPDFLGTRYDSNLVRALGVFSTILCSFVYLVAQIQGVGLIASRFIGVEFTIGIFFGLAGILVCSFLGGMRAVTWTQVAQYIIMITAFLVPTAMIGHQTGNGWFPQFSYGEALAKVEVLEKALRDSVPEQEVRDYYREQAEQMQRRLDGLPDTFYSERAELERQLLDTKRRNGPLRDVKVLEAKLEAFPRDVGEAQNQWLEMRNQYVERSEPPRAMTEPFPAKDETTRSSQRLNFLLLMVCLMIGTASLPHILTRYGTTATVQGARSSVGWTLFFVALLYVSAPALAVMLKYDVLLHLVGARYENLPGWVTQWRHATPVQLDISDVYRDGVVQWGEIWMQPDMLVLAGPEIAGLPYVISGLVAAGALAAVLSTADGLLLTIANALSHDVYFHMVDRNASSQKRVTTSKILLLCVAMFASYVTSLKLGNILFLVGAAFSLAASCLFPALVLGVFWKRTTRLGATAGMLSGLLVCVYYIMTTYPFFTRLTGFAGSRWWGVDPISAGAFGVPVGFAVAIAFSLLGARPSERDRHLVDHLRRP, encoded by the coding sequence ATGAGTTTCACGCGCAGGCTGCTGCGCTACTACCTGTATTACACGGCGGGCTTCCTCGCGTTCGTGCTGATGATTGGCCTGCTCGAGAAGGTCAACGGCCCCGGCGTGTGGATCGGTTACGCCTTTCTTTTCGTCACGATTGCCGTCTATGCGGTGATTGGCCTGATCTCGCGCACGTCAGACGCCGCCGAATACTACGTCGCCGGCCGTCGGGTGCCGCCGATGTTCAACGGCATGGCGTGCGCGGCCGACTGGATGAGCGCGGCGTCGTTCATGGGGTTGGCGGGATCGCTGTACGTCTCCGGTTACGATGGACTCGCGTACGTCATGGGATGGACGGGCGGGTACTGTCTGGTGGCGTTCCTGCTCGCGCCGTACTTGCGCAAGATGGGGCGATACACGGTGCCTGACTTCCTCGGCACGCGATACGACAGCAATCTGGTGCGGGCCTTGGGGGTCTTTTCAACGATCCTGTGTTCGTTCGTCTACCTCGTGGCGCAGATTCAGGGCGTGGGGCTGATCGCGTCGCGCTTCATTGGTGTCGAATTCACCATCGGCATCTTTTTCGGGTTGGCGGGCATTCTCGTGTGCTCGTTCCTTGGCGGCATGCGCGCGGTGACTTGGACGCAGGTCGCGCAGTACATCATCATGATCACCGCCTTTCTGGTGCCCACCGCGATGATCGGCCACCAGACGGGCAACGGCTGGTTTCCGCAATTCAGTTACGGCGAAGCGTTGGCGAAGGTGGAGGTATTGGAGAAGGCGCTCAGGGATTCGGTGCCGGAGCAGGAGGTGCGGGATTACTATCGGGAACAGGCCGAGCAGATGCAGCGTCGGCTGGACGGGTTGCCGGACACGTTTTACAGCGAGCGCGCGGAGTTGGAGCGGCAGTTGCTGGATACGAAGCGCCGCAATGGTCCGTTGCGCGACGTGAAGGTACTCGAAGCGAAGCTGGAGGCATTCCCGCGCGACGTGGGCGAGGCGCAGAACCAGTGGTTGGAGATGCGCAATCAGTATGTCGAGCGCAGCGAGCCGCCGCGTGCGATGACGGAGCCGTTCCCGGCGAAGGACGAGACGACGCGCAGTTCGCAGCGTCTGAATTTCCTGTTGTTGATGGTGTGCCTGATGATCGGCACGGCGAGTTTGCCGCACATTCTCACGCGCTACGGCACGACGGCGACGGTGCAAGGCGCGCGCAGTTCGGTGGGGTGGACGTTGTTTTTCGTTGCGTTGCTGTATGTGAGTGCCCCGGCGCTGGCGGTGATGCTCAAGTACGACGTGCTGCTGCATCTGGTGGGGGCGCGGTACGAGAATTTACCGGGGTGGGTGACGCAATGGCGGCACGCGACGCCAGTGCAGCTGGACATCTCCGATGTCTACCGGGATGGCGTGGTGCAGTGGGGCGAAATCTGGATGCAGCCCGACATGCTTGTGCTGGCGGGGCCGGAAATTGCGGGGCTGCCGTATGTGATATCGGGTCTGGTGGCGGCGGGGGCATTGGCGGCGGTGTTGTCGACGGCGGACGGGTTGTTGCTGACGATTGCGAATGCGTTGTCGCACGACGTCTATTTCCACATGGTCGACAGGAATGCATCGAGTCAGAAGCGGGTGACGACGTCGAAGATCTTGTTGTTGTGTGTGGCGATGTTTGCGTCGTATGTGACGTCGCTGAAGTTGGGGAACATTTTGTTCCTGGTGGGGGCGGCGTTTTCGCTGGCGGCGTCGTGCCTGTTTCCTGCGTTGGTGCTGGGGGTGTTCTGGAAGCGGACGACACGTCTGGGCGCGACGGCCGGGATGCTGAGCGGGTTGTTGGTGTGTGTGTACTACATCATGACGACGTACCCGTTCTT